Proteins encoded by one window of Corallococcus exiguus:
- a CDS encoding collagen-like triple helix repeat-containing protein — translation MGPQGIPGPAGATGATGPKGDTGDSTADVLATARIRLIPLGATALESGAALRAAVDAVPSDGSEVWVLELGAGTYDLGNTGLTLKQGVYLRGRGAQVSRVVSSTSGNATVEGWVWAGVRDLYIGNTGGGDRSVALYSGSPYFTVRDVRLEALHGKTFTAGVYYSMVATMWMNVISHADIRAESSTGEVLGCAFDYSYVTVEDSRVEALGEIPTKAVTGVRTYGGHAVHLRRLLISAGAQGGPRNIGVQADDGANTSLVDSEVTVGQGGLSAAVSVGVFPNESSGGRLVVRSSKLIGTSSLSGHGFYVDSNPWNGVTLRIDHSSIENFSPAGYVKGGTTVLMAHSTLSSRPAAEEGSILGCASTFLEDLTSLGASCQ, via the coding sequence GTGGGACCTCAGGGGATTCCGGGGCCCGCGGGGGCGACCGGTGCCACGGGCCCCAAGGGTGACACGGGGGACTCCACCGCGGACGTGCTCGCAACCGCGCGGATCCGGCTGATTCCGCTGGGCGCCACCGCGCTGGAGTCGGGTGCCGCGCTGCGGGCCGCTGTCGACGCCGTGCCCTCGGATGGTTCGGAGGTCTGGGTGCTGGAGCTGGGGGCCGGGACCTACGATCTGGGGAACACGGGGCTGACGTTGAAGCAGGGCGTGTACCTGCGGGGCCGGGGTGCCCAGGTCTCCCGCGTCGTGTCCTCCACGTCTGGCAATGCCACGGTGGAGGGATGGGTGTGGGCCGGGGTTCGTGACCTCTACATCGGCAACACGGGCGGTGGAGACCGGTCGGTGGCGCTCTACAGCGGCAGCCCCTACTTCACGGTGCGGGACGTCCGGCTCGAAGCGCTTCACGGCAAGACGTTCACGGCCGGCGTGTACTACTCGATGGTGGCCACCATGTGGATGAACGTGATTTCCCACGCGGACATCCGCGCCGAGTCCTCCACCGGCGAGGTGCTGGGGTGCGCCTTCGACTACAGCTACGTGACCGTGGAGGACTCACGGGTGGAGGCGCTGGGCGAGATTCCCACCAAGGCGGTGACGGGCGTGCGGACCTACGGGGGGCATGCGGTTCATCTGCGGCGCCTGCTCATCTCCGCGGGGGCCCAGGGCGGCCCGCGCAACATCGGCGTGCAGGCCGACGACGGCGCGAACACGTCCCTCGTGGATTCCGAGGTCACCGTGGGTCAGGGCGGCCTGTCCGCGGCCGTGTCCGTGGGCGTATTCCCAAACGAATCATCGGGTGGGCGGTTGGTCGTGCGCTCCAGCAAGCTGATTGGGACGTCGAGCCTTTCCGGTCATGGCTTCTATGTGGACTCCAATCCTTGGAACGGGGTGACCCTTCGGATTGATCATTCCAGCATCGAAAACTTCTCCCCCGCGGGCTACGTGAAGGGCGGGACGACGGTCCTGATGGCTCACTCGACGCTCTCGTCCCGACCGGCGGCGGAAGAAGGTTCCATCCTGGGCTGTGCCTCCACCTTCTTGGAGGACCTGACGTCCCTCGGCGCCTCGTGCCAATGA
- a CDS encoding Uma2 family endonuclease, whose protein sequence is MTALQHLQPTSHSLLSALPSGWVGEILDGELVASPRLSVAPARAAFMMGVELGERLDTRRGGNGRWCLLRAPELHLGEDILVPDLAAWRRERVAAPPEPGAAFFTLVPDWVCEVLTPATTALDRARKLPLYARAGVSYVWLVDPVARTLEVYQRLKRGWLLTASHEDDALVRAEPFTSVPLELGSLWLPDAPEEMPRLVAVP, encoded by the coding sequence ATGACGGCACTTCAGCACCTTCAACCCACCTCCCACTCCCTGCTCTCGGCGCTTCCGTCGGGCTGGGTCGGGGAAATCCTCGATGGCGAGCTGGTGGCCTCGCCCCGCCTCTCCGTGGCGCCCGCTCGCGCGGCCTTCATGATGGGCGTGGAGTTGGGAGAGCGGCTGGATACGCGCCGTGGCGGCAACGGCCGCTGGTGTCTCCTGCGCGCGCCGGAGCTGCACCTGGGCGAGGACATCCTCGTGCCCGACCTGGCCGCGTGGCGCCGTGAGCGCGTGGCCGCCCCGCCGGAGCCCGGCGCCGCCTTCTTCACCCTGGTGCCGGATTGGGTCTGCGAGGTCCTCACCCCCGCCACCACCGCGCTGGACCGGGCCCGCAAGCTGCCCCTGTATGCGCGGGCCGGCGTGTCCTACGTCTGGCTGGTGGACCCCGTCGCGCGCACGCTGGAGGTCTACCAGCGACTCAAGCGCGGCTGGCTCCTCACCGCGAGCCACGAGGACGACGCCCTGGTGCGCGCCGAGCCCTTTACTTCCGTCCCCCTGGAGCTCGGCTCGCTGTGGCTCCCCGACGCGCCGGAGGAGATGCCCCGGCTCGTTGCGGTGCCCTGA
- the yidD gene encoding membrane protein insertion efficiency factor YidD, translating to MSPLAFVIALPIRFYRRFLGPLLPKACRFHPSCSTYAMQALEKHGGFKGSALTVWRLLRCQPFHPGGFDPVP from the coding sequence ATGAGTCCACTCGCCTTCGTCATCGCCCTGCCCATCCGCTTCTACCGGCGGTTCCTGGGGCCGCTGCTGCCGAAGGCGTGTCGGTTCCATCCCTCGTGCTCCACCTACGCCATGCAGGCGCTGGAGAAGCACGGCGGGTTCAAGGGCAGCGCCCTCACCGTCTGGCGCCTGCTGCGCTGCCAGCCATTCCACCCCGGTGGATTCGATCCCGTCCCCTGA
- a CDS encoding DUF6310 domain-containing protein — protein sequence MGAVIITGVVVVGVAIKEGLDAYEFRQLYPEEAGAMRGTQAVPRETVAKRKPKLEPDPVGKDWQPPIPPDALDRTRHPRCEPIPVKHRGGDDAHNRCADRIPPNRYPGHDVLVNGKHFDALQFGVRVLWEIKTDQFDTYSDFLQAQVVRDQVAELLEERDIAGECGYAFVVGVSSEAHKAALKEIADALDIVVTGCER from the coding sequence ATGGGCGCAGTCATCATCACAGGGGTTGTCGTGGTGGGGGTCGCCATCAAAGAGGGACTGGACGCGTACGAGTTCCGCCAGCTCTATCCCGAGGAAGCTGGGGCCATGCGAGGAACGCAGGCCGTTCCCCGGGAGACCGTGGCGAAACGGAAGCCCAAGCTTGAACCCGACCCTGTCGGGAAGGACTGGCAGCCCCCGATACCTCCCGACGCCTTGGACCGGACGCGCCATCCCAGGTGCGAGCCCATTCCGGTCAAGCACCGGGGAGGAGACGACGCGCACAACCGGTGTGCCGACAGGATTCCACCGAATCGCTACCCCGGCCATGACGTGCTCGTGAACGGCAAGCACTTCGATGCGTTGCAATTCGGTGTGCGCGTGCTGTGGGAAATCAAGACCGACCAGTTCGACACGTACAGCGACTTCCTTCAAGCGCAGGTGGTCAGGGACCAGGTGGCCGAGCTGCTGGAGGAGCGAGACATCGCGGGGGAATGTGGCTACGCCTTCGTGGTAGGCGTGAGCAGCGAGGCGCATAAAGCCGCGCTGAAGGAGATTGCCGACGCGTTGGATATCGTCGTCACGGGGTGCGAACGATGA
- the rpmH gene encoding 50S ribosomal protein L34 produces MSKRTYQPSKIRRNRAHGFRKRNATKGGRDVLKRRRAKGRKRLVVSSFKK; encoded by the coding sequence GTGTCCAAGCGCACGTACCAGCCGTCGAAGATCCGGCGCAACCGCGCCCACGGGTTCCGTAAGCGGAATGCCACCAAGGGCGGCCGGGATGTCCTCAAGCGCCGCCGCGCCAAGGGCCGTAAGCGCCTGGTGGTGTCGTCGTTCAAGAAGTAA
- the mnmE gene encoding tRNA uridine-5-carboxymethylaminomethyl(34) synthesis GTPase MnmE, which yields MIRADSTTIVALVTAPASGAVGILRVSGPAALEVGRRLAPGVPASPTPRHVYLASFVDAAGAVLDEGLFLYFQAPRSFTGEDVVELQAHGSPRLLRLLLSRALEDERVRPALPGEFTRRAFLNGRIDLTRAEAVADLVAADSEAAVRAAAAGLSGALAERIRALETPLRELHADLEGVLNFPDEAEGADAEAGPRVTALRSAAEALRAEVGRGRLVRQGARVALYGPVNAGKSTLFNRLVGEARALVDDEPGTTRDALEARVEWDGLGVTLYDTAGLREAPGRVEALGIARTRELLAAVDLAVLVLPPGTSRDEASSWTREAGATPVLSVTGKCDVMLEAREEHGSAALPSPAPPRVSGLTGEGVEALRTSVLTWLWGGGTPSAVALVSERHADALRRTAEALGRAEAASRVSTLEVLSGEVGLALEALGEVSGTSVSEALLDTLFQRFCIGK from the coding sequence ATGATCCGGGCTGACTCCACCACCATCGTCGCGCTCGTCACCGCTCCCGCCTCGGGGGCGGTGGGCATCCTCCGCGTGTCCGGTCCGGCCGCGCTGGAGGTGGGGCGGAGGCTCGCGCCCGGTGTCCCCGCGTCTCCCACGCCGCGCCATGTGTACCTGGCGTCGTTCGTGGACGCGGCGGGCGCGGTGCTGGATGAGGGCCTGTTCCTCTACTTCCAGGCGCCCCGGTCCTTCACCGGCGAGGACGTGGTGGAGCTGCAGGCGCATGGCAGTCCGCGACTGTTGCGGCTGCTGCTCTCGCGGGCGCTGGAGGACGAGCGTGTGCGTCCGGCGCTTCCCGGTGAGTTCACCCGGCGCGCGTTCCTGAATGGCCGCATCGACCTGACCCGCGCGGAGGCGGTCGCGGACCTGGTGGCCGCGGATTCGGAGGCTGCCGTGCGCGCCGCCGCGGCCGGTCTGTCCGGTGCGTTGGCCGAGCGGATCCGCGCGCTGGAGACGCCGCTGCGCGAGCTGCACGCGGACCTGGAAGGCGTCCTCAACTTCCCTGACGAGGCGGAGGGCGCGGACGCGGAAGCCGGTCCTCGCGTCACCGCGTTGCGCTCCGCCGCGGAAGCGCTGCGCGCGGAGGTGGGCCGTGGACGGCTGGTGCGCCAGGGTGCTCGCGTGGCGCTGTACGGCCCGGTGAACGCGGGCAAGTCCACGCTGTTCAACAGGCTGGTGGGCGAGGCCCGCGCGCTGGTGGATGACGAGCCCGGCACCACCCGCGACGCGCTGGAGGCTCGCGTCGAATGGGACGGCCTGGGCGTCACCCTCTACGACACCGCTGGCCTGCGAGAGGCTCCCGGACGCGTGGAGGCCCTGGGCATCGCGCGCACTCGGGAACTGCTCGCGGCCGTGGACCTGGCCGTGCTCGTGCTGCCGCCGGGGACTTCGCGGGACGAGGCCTCGTCCTGGACGCGCGAGGCTGGCGCCACACCCGTGCTCTCCGTCACCGGCAAGTGCGACGTGATGCTGGAGGCTCGGGAGGAACACGGCTCCGCCGCCCTCCCCTCCCCTGCCCCGCCGCGCGTCAGCGGCCTCACGGGCGAGGGCGTGGAGGCGCTCCGGACCTCCGTGCTCACGTGGCTGTGGGGCGGTGGCACCCCCTCTGCGGTGGCGCTCGTCTCAGAGCGTCACGCGGACGCCCTGCGTCGCACCGCCGAGGCGCTGGGCCGTGCAGAAGCGGCGTCACGCGTGTCCACCCTGGAGGTCCTCTCCGGCGAGGTGGGGCTCGCGCTGGAGGCCCTGGGCGAGGTGTCCGGAACCAGCGTTTCCGAAGCGCTTCTGGACACCCTTTTCCAGCGCTTCTGCATCGGGAAGTAG
- a CDS encoding DUF5953 family protein, with product MTTRDRLILNVHAPALTMDDGRTLAVVEGMERAMPGMRLAWEISKEGKPVALSQRDAWLAASAARGEFPLICNGDEDYPVTISGLRRSASSSPGRQPQLQVHAKLPQDTAGIAAAADVLEHVAEGIRAYWGLLAPSSVMQVIADQTGPKRHGPERPPLGLPALKLPEAISAPEIPRHLGWLNYWSAEAAKALGFPAPARDAELLSRARRTATGGWVVRLTDAPLDLGNRAHLAALLWAYERFPEIGGQSVP from the coding sequence ATGACGACGCGCGACCGCCTCATCCTGAATGTCCATGCGCCGGCTCTAACGATGGACGACGGCCGTACGCTCGCTGTCGTTGAAGGCATGGAACGGGCGATGCCCGGCATGCGTCTGGCGTGGGAGATATCCAAGGAAGGAAAGCCCGTCGCGCTATCTCAGCGAGACGCGTGGCTCGCGGCCTCAGCAGCGCGAGGAGAGTTTCCACTCATCTGCAACGGAGACGAGGACTACCCCGTGACGATTTCCGGGCTGCGCAGATCCGCCAGTTCGAGTCCGGGCAGACAACCTCAACTCCAGGTCCATGCGAAGCTGCCTCAGGACACAGCCGGCATCGCGGCGGCAGCGGATGTGCTGGAGCACGTCGCGGAGGGTATCCGCGCATATTGGGGGCTCCTGGCGCCGTCATCCGTGATGCAGGTCATCGCGGATCAAACAGGTCCGAAGCGACATGGACCTGAAAGGCCACCTCTCGGACTGCCCGCCCTCAAGCTCCCAGAAGCGATTTCCGCTCCAGAGATTCCACGCCACCTGGGTTGGCTGAACTACTGGTCGGCCGAGGCCGCGAAGGCCCTCGGGTTCCCGGCCCCTGCACGTGACGCCGAGTTGCTGTCACGTGCCCGGCGCACGGCTACTGGCGGGTGGGTGGTCCGGCTCACGGATGCTCCGCTCGACCTGGGAAACCGTGCGCACCTGGCAGCACTCTTGTGGGCCTACGAGCGTTTTCCGGAGATCGGCGGACAGTCAGTGCCTTGA
- the rnpA gene encoding ribonuclease P protein component encodes MAEGAAPRVPQATDERFPKAFRLLQRREFLEVQEGGQKLPSDCLLALVQRNSRAHSRVGLTVSSKVGNAVVRARLRRVLRELFRKHRGQWPPGLDVVLVVRSSAKEASFAQVSRAFDGVTRKLQRLFPAPRVPPKEPAP; translated from the coding sequence ATGGCCGAGGGAGCGGCGCCGCGGGTGCCTCAGGCAACCGACGAGCGCTTCCCCAAGGCCTTTCGCCTGCTCCAGCGGCGTGAGTTTCTTGAAGTCCAGGAGGGCGGTCAGAAGCTTCCGTCCGACTGCCTCCTGGCCCTCGTTCAACGCAATTCCCGGGCGCACTCCCGCGTAGGCCTCACCGTTTCCAGCAAGGTGGGCAACGCGGTGGTGCGCGCACGCCTGCGCAGAGTGCTCCGCGAGCTGTTCCGCAAGCACCGCGGGCAATGGCCCCCCGGTCTCGACGTAGTCCTGGTCGTTCGCTCCTCGGCGAAGGAAGCCTCCTTCGCGCAAGTTTCCCGTGCGTTCGACGGTGTCACCCGTAAGCTGCAACGGCTCTTTCCGGCACCGCGCGTGCCTCCTAAAGAGCCCGCCCCATGA
- the yidC gene encoding membrane protein insertase YidC codes for MTNDPLSPQSNDSQKRLLLALALSFAATAAYTFFFAPKGPPPGAEGTDAGVEVAATLDAGTPGMAAVPPPGAGGEDAGTHAEVPPPPARTAEFARPEVKYTFSSEGAGLTSAVLQGTKMREQQSLTVKEGFEKLFGKDIPPPPQMNVAHPVPGQPLPLAVTIEGAAPLAANTRYAVQEGPTDNGGSVVFTGRQGPWEVTKTVLWPREGFEFTYTLQVRNTSAQAQSGELKVHYGRAIDPEFEHAPSFFGGVGNLSRSTCWVEDKLHNLSPGDKPPEETKGPISFFGINQQYFLSALYPLDGALNGHCTLTATPTAREVSAGFPLNVAPGQVATFRFGGYAGPKDPDLLRLVPGAELRSVAGLSTTTFHPMMEDTVDFGIWAVVCKILLAVMKFFHGIVGNWGVAIILLTVVVKLVLLPLTYRSMVSMEAVKVLQPKMEEIRKKFADDKERQNMEIMKLYQEAKVNPLGGCLPLLIQMPVWIALFTSLRNSFEIYGEPFFGPIWRDLTYKDPTYILPLALGVSMIITQKMQPQMMDAAQARMMTWVMPIIFTFTLLQYPAGLSLYIFTNNVLSIGQQWGLRKWLDRNKKNQTGGGTPAVVTAGGGKRK; via the coding sequence ATGACGAACGACCCGCTGTCGCCCCAGTCCAACGATTCACAGAAGCGGCTGCTCCTGGCGCTCGCCCTCTCCTTCGCCGCCACCGCCGCCTACACCTTCTTCTTCGCCCCCAAGGGACCGCCCCCGGGCGCGGAGGGGACGGACGCGGGCGTCGAAGTCGCCGCCACGCTGGACGCCGGCACCCCGGGCATGGCCGCCGTGCCGCCGCCGGGTGCGGGAGGCGAGGACGCAGGCACCCACGCGGAGGTCCCGCCGCCCCCCGCGCGCACCGCGGAGTTCGCCCGCCCGGAGGTGAAGTACACCTTCTCCTCGGAGGGCGCCGGCCTCACCTCCGCCGTGCTCCAGGGCACGAAGATGCGCGAGCAGCAGTCGCTCACCGTCAAGGAGGGCTTCGAGAAGCTCTTCGGCAAGGACATCCCCCCGCCGCCGCAGATGAACGTGGCGCACCCGGTCCCCGGCCAGCCCCTGCCGCTCGCGGTGACGATTGAGGGCGCTGCTCCGCTGGCGGCGAACACCCGCTACGCCGTGCAGGAGGGCCCCACCGACAACGGCGGCAGCGTGGTGTTCACCGGCCGCCAGGGTCCGTGGGAGGTGACGAAGACGGTGCTGTGGCCGCGCGAGGGCTTCGAGTTCACCTACACCCTCCAGGTGCGCAACACCTCCGCCCAGGCGCAGTCGGGCGAGCTCAAGGTGCACTACGGTCGCGCCATCGATCCGGAGTTCGAGCACGCGCCGTCCTTCTTCGGCGGCGTGGGCAACCTGAGCCGCTCCACGTGCTGGGTGGAGGACAAGCTCCACAACCTGTCCCCGGGCGACAAGCCGCCGGAGGAGACGAAGGGTCCCATCTCCTTCTTCGGCATCAACCAGCAGTACTTCCTGTCCGCGCTCTACCCGCTGGACGGCGCGCTCAACGGCCACTGCACGCTGACCGCCACGCCCACCGCGCGCGAGGTGTCCGCGGGCTTCCCGCTCAACGTGGCCCCCGGCCAGGTGGCCACGTTCCGCTTCGGCGGCTACGCGGGCCCCAAGGATCCGGACCTGCTGCGCCTGGTGCCCGGCGCGGAGCTGCGCTCGGTGGCGGGCCTGTCCACCACGACCTTCCATCCCATGATGGAGGACACGGTCGACTTCGGCATCTGGGCGGTGGTCTGCAAGATCCTCTTGGCCGTCATGAAGTTCTTCCACGGCATCGTGGGGAACTGGGGCGTCGCCATCATCCTGCTCACCGTGGTGGTGAAGCTGGTGCTGCTGCCGCTCACCTACCGCTCCATGGTCAGCATGGAGGCGGTGAAGGTGCTCCAGCCGAAGATGGAGGAGATCCGCAAGAAGTTCGCGGACGACAAAGAGCGCCAGAACATGGAGATCATGAAGCTGTACCAGGAGGCGAAGGTGAACCCCCTGGGCGGCTGTCTGCCGCTGCTCATCCAGATGCCGGTGTGGATCGCCCTGTTCACGTCGCTGCGCAACAGCTTCGAAATCTACGGCGAGCCCTTCTTCGGCCCCATCTGGCGTGACCTCACCTACAAGGACCCAACGTACATCCTGCCGCTGGCGCTGGGCGTGTCGATGATCATCACGCAGAAGATGCAGCCGCAGATGATGGACGCGGCGCAGGCGCGGATGATGACCTGGGTGATGCCCATCATCTTCACCTTCACGCTGCTCCAGTACCCGGCCGGCCTGTCGCTCTACATCTTCACGAACAACGTGCTCTCCATCGGCCAGCAGTGGGGCCTGCGCAAGTGGCTGGACCGCAACAAGAAGAACCAGACGGGCGGCGGGACGCCGGCGGTCGTCACCGCCGGGGGAGGCAAACGCAAGTGA